The DNA segment CTTAAAATTCCGGGAAGTTTTGCAACTACTTCCGGACGGAATGTAACACCTAAGCCGATGCCGATTGAACTTGCCATAATCAAAAGATTCCGGTTTGTAAATTTCACCTTTGACAGTGTTTTGATTCCGGAGATTGCAACGGTACCGAACATTAGAATTCCGGCTCCTCCAAGAACGCAGGAAGGCATGATAGATACTACCGTCGATACCTTCGGAAAGAGACTGATCAGGATAAGCAGTACTCCTGCTACGATTGCAACGTGCTGTGATGCACATTTTGTAAGAGGGATCAGGCCTACGTTCTGACCGAATGTCTGTGCAGGGCCGGATCCGACGAACGGACAGACAAAAGAGCTGACGGAATCAGCCCGTACCCCTGCTACAACCTCATCTCTGCTTAACTTTTTGCCTGTCACTTCACCAAGCGTTTCCATAACACCTACGGTTTCAATGACAGTCACCAGATATCCGGCGATAAACGGTACGACAAACTTTGGGTTAAAATCAATTCCAAAACGTGCAATCTCAGGCATCTGGAACCATTCTGCATTACCGATCTGTGAGAAATCTACGAAACCAAACGGAATACTGATTATGTATCCTACGATGATTCCGATCATAACAGCTGCGGAATTCCAGATTCCCTTTGCATATCTGTTCAAAAGGAGGATAACGACGAATACGATCACCGCAATCAGTATGTATCTCGCATCTCCATAATTGGGATTATCTGAACCTCCTCCGATCCAGTCGAAAGCGATCGGCATCATGGACATTCCCATGAGTGTGATAACTGTACCGGTTACAACCGGTGTGAATATCTTCATCAACGGTTTGACAAAAAAGCTCAGGATAAATTCCAGAATAGCACCCAAAATAGATGCTCCGAAATATCCGGCCATTCCGCCTCCCATCGTGTTGATAATTGTGTTTGCTGGCGGAACAAACCCAAAGTCTGTTCCCATGACGGTCGGAAGTCCTACACCAACCCGAAACTTTTTCGGTCCAAATCCTTTTGTCTGGATAATTGATGCAATTCCGGAAGCCAGCAGCGATGCCGATACCAGATATGCCGTATCCACAACATTAAGTTTTGCAAGACCAGCGATGACCAGGGGTACTGCTACAATTCCACTGAATGCAGTCAGAATGTTCTGGAGCCCCAGCAGGATGGATGTGCCAAGATTTGGCTTGTCTTCCACCTGGTATACCAACGTTGAAGTGTTGTTTGTTTGTGCCTCATTCTTTTCCATATTGTGTGTTTTCACCTCTCTGTATTGTTTAACATTCTATTTAAAAGCAGTCTCCCGCGTATCGAGAGACAAAGAAAGCCTCCCGATACACGTTAAGTAGCCGCTGAATTTTATAAATGATTATTGAGAGTTTACGCATTATACCACAAACATATAGGATATCAGATTCAGGAATACGGGCACTTTGTGCCATATAATCCACGGTATCCTATATCTTTTCTTAAATCTTTAAATTCCGTTTGTCTCCAGAAAGTCCTGCAGCAGATTCTGGCACACAGATTTCCTATATTCGGCTGAAACTCTTCCACGAATGGGAACAATCGCCTCATCATAAGCTGCCAGGTACTTCTCTTTGATGCCTTTTGCCTCGTCGATGGTTTTTCCAATCATCATCTGATCAATGTCAGGTCTTCTTACAACTACATCGCTGACCGCTCCGAATGCCGTGGCACAGTTTTTGATTCTGCCATCTTCTGTATCCAAAATCCCCGCAAAAGACACTCTTGAGATCGCAAGTGCATTTCTGGCACCGATTTTCTTATAATAATAGTTGTCGATCCCGTTCTTTGGAACGAGGATCTCAACGAGCAATTCATCCTCACGAATCGCGAGTTTCTTTCTTCCCAGATAAAACTCTTTGATCGGGATAAAACGTTCTCCGCTCATGCTTTGAAGATGTAAGAGCGAATCTGTCACGAAGAAGATCAAAACGCTGTCTCCCTTCGGTGAACCGTTGCAGACATTTCCACCTACAGTTCCAAGGTTTCGAATTGCCGGCGCGGCAAGCTCTATGACGGCATCCTTTAAAATCTGAGGAATCAGCTTGTGATGGAGTACTTCCGAGTAGGTCGAACAGGCTCCGATTCGAATATATTCCTCATCCTCCGTGATCTGTTTTAATTCCGCTATCTTGTTCAAAAACAGATAGGAGGCCTGATCGTCCGCTTCGATCATCAGATCTGTGCCTCCGGCATAGGGAGTCACCGGCTTTGTATTTTTGATTTTTAGTGCCTCATCCAGAGATGTTGTAAAATAACTGTTTACCATAATCCCTTCCCCTCCTTTGCCGCAATCTGGATTGCTTTTACAATCGCGTTATATCCCGTACATCTGCACAAGTTCCCGGATATTGCTCTGCGAATCTCCTCCTCGTCGGGATTGGGGTTCTCTGCAAGCAGACACTCTGAGGCCAGCATCATGCCTGGAATGCAAAAACCGCACTGCACTGCACTTACATCCGCATATGCTTTCGAGAGCATTTCGAATCTTTCGGTCTTACTGTATCCTTCAATTGTCAGTACTGTACTCCCCTCGATACTTCCCATTGCAACCATGCAGGAGTTGACCAGACGATTATCGAGGATCACGGAGCATGCTCCGCACTCGCCTTCTTTACATCCGCATTTTGCTCCGGTGAGACGAAATTCATTGCGCAGGACATCCAAAAGCCGTTCATTTGGGTTTGCATTGCTGGTAACTTCTTCGCCGTTTAGTATGAATTTAATCATGTTTCTTCACCTCCTGCAAATGCTTCATGATATCTTCCGCAGTATAAGGGATATGGTCTATATTGGTCGAAAGTGCCTGCTCAAGGGCGTCAATATATGCCGGTGCCGGCCCTACGTTCGGAAGCTCGCCCGCGCCTTTTGCGCCAAATGGTCCCTCATCGTAAGGAACGCTCACAAAATCTGTGACCATGTTTTCGACATCCATTGATGTCGGAATGATGTAATCGCTGAAGCTATTGTTGCGGATTCTTCCCTGCTCGTTGTATCCGATCTGCTCCATGGAAGCATATCCGATGGACTGAAGGAATCCGCCCTCCATCTGGCCATGAAGGATATTCAGATCAAGAGGTGTTCCCACATCGTAGACGCCCCACGCTTTGAGCACTTTTGTCTGTGCCGTCAGTGTATCCACTTCCAGTTCGATGACATTGACAGACCAGGAATAGGTCGGATAAGCATCTCCGGTGAAGGTGTTTGTGTCAAACTGAATCATAAAATCCGGATGCACATAATGTTCCGTGATCAGCTGCTCTTCTCCTGGTTTCCACTGCTTTTTTAGTCTTTCTGCCGCTCGTTTGATCAGTTCACCGACCACCATGATGGAGCGGCTGGCAACGGTAGGACCGGAGTCAGGCACTCGATCGGTATCCGGATTTTTTATAATGATACGATCCATGGGAATATCTAAAGCATTCGCAACAATTTTGGAAAATGTTGTCTTTGCGCCCTGTCCCATATCGGTTGTACTTGTGAGAATCTCAACCGTATCATCTGCATTTTTTCGAAGC comes from the Blautia liquoris genome and includes:
- a CDS encoding (2Fe-2S)-binding protein is translated as MIKFILNGEEVTSNANPNERLLDVLRNEFRLTGAKCGCKEGECGACSVILDNRLVNSCMVAMGSIEGSTVLTIEGYSKTERFEMLSKAYADVSAVQCGFCIPGMMLASECLLAENPNPDEEEIRRAISGNLCRCTGYNAIVKAIQIAAKEGKGLW
- a CDS encoding uracil-xanthine permease family protein, whose translation is MEKNEAQTNNTSTLVYQVEDKPNLGTSILLGLQNILTAFSGIVAVPLVIAGLAKLNVVDTAYLVSASLLASGIASIIQTKGFGPKKFRVGVGLPTVMGTDFGFVPPANTIINTMGGGMAGYFGASILGAILEFILSFFVKPLMKIFTPVVTGTVITLMGMSMMPIAFDWIGGGSDNPNYGDARYILIAVIVFVVILLLNRYAKGIWNSAAVMIGIIVGYIISIPFGFVDFSQIGNAEWFQMPEIARFGIDFNPKFVVPFIAGYLVTVIETVGVMETLGEVTGKKLSRDEVVAGVRADSVSSFVCPFVGSGPAQTFGQNVGLIPLTKCASQHVAIVAGVLLILISLFPKVSTVVSIMPSCVLGGAGILMFGTVAISGIKTLSKVKFTNRNLLIMASSIGIGLGVTFRPEVVAKLPGILSSLFGSGISAGTIVALILSLILKDDPDAPEIE
- a CDS encoding FAD binding domain-containing protein; translated protein: MVNSYFTTSLDEALKIKNTKPVTPYAGGTDLMIEADDQASYLFLNKIAELKQITEDEEYIRIGACSTYSEVLHHKLIPQILKDAVIELAAPAIRNLGTVGGNVCNGSPKGDSVLIFFVTDSLLHLQSMSGERFIPIKEFYLGRKKLAIREDELLVEILVPKNGIDNYYYKKIGARNALAISRVSFAGILDTEDGRIKNCATAFGAVSDVVVRRPDIDQMMIGKTIDEAKGIKEKYLAAYDEAIVPIRGRVSAEYRKSVCQNLLQDFLETNGI